The following proteins are encoded in a genomic region of Zea mays cultivar B73 chromosome 9, Zm-B73-REFERENCE-NAM-5.0, whole genome shotgun sequence:
- the LOC100501238 gene encoding Putative pentatricopeptide repeat-containing protein mitochondrial, whose product MAVAVAVDVPSCIQLLRSCSAVAGRQLHQLLLKSGHVPSSLPPTNSVLLMYARGSPLHSRDARRLFDEMPTKNCFSYNSIITALFKSGDHRAALRVFRSMPDRNTFSYNAVITGLTGAGDLDTASELLDEMPVKDAVACNAVLHSGWRLC is encoded by the exons atggccgtcgccgtcgccgtcgacgTCCCCTCCTGCATCCAGCTCCTCCGCTCCTGCAGCGCGGTCGCCGGCCGGCAGCTCCACCAGCTCCTCCTCAAATCCGGCCACGTCCCCTCCTCGCTCCCGCCCACTAACTCCGTCCTCCTCATGTACGCGCGCGGCTCTCCGCTCCACTCCCGCGACGCCCGCCGCCTGTTCGACGAAATGCCCACGAAGAACTGCTTCTCCtataactccatcatcaccgcccTCTTCAAGTCCGGAGACCACCGTGCGGCTCTCCGCGTGTTTCGCTCCATGCCTGACAGGAACACCTTCTCCTACAACGCGGTGATAACTGGCCTCACTGGTGCTGGGGATCTCGACACCGCGAGTGAGTTGCTAGATGAGATGCCCGTGAAGGACGCCGTGGCTTGCAACGCTGTGTTGCATAG TGGTTGGCGCCTGTGCTGA
- the LOC100193182 gene encoding Early nodulin-93, with amino-acid sequence MSTVSRASLDQKLALAKRCSREATLAGAKAAAVATIASAIPTLASVRMLPWAKANINPTGQALIVSTVAGMAYFIAADKKILSLARRHSFEQAPDHLKNTSFQGTGRPHPAFFRP; translated from the exons ATGTCGACGGTGAGCCGTGCGTCCCTCGACCAGaagctcgccctcgccaagcgctGCTCCCGAG AGGCgaccctcgccggagccaaggCGGCAGCCGTGGCGACTATCGCCTCCGCGATCCCCACC CTGGCCAGCGTGCGGATGCTGCCATGGGCCAAGGCCAACATCAACCCCACCGGCCAGGCGCTCATCGTCTCCACGGTGGCTGGGATGGCCTACTTCATCGCCGCCGACAAGAAGATCCTGTCGCTGGCGAGGCGCCACTCGTTCGAGCAAGCCCCTGACCACCTCAAGAACACCTCCTTCCAGGGCACCGGCCGTCCCCACCCGGCTTTCTTCAGGCCGTGA